A part of Streptomyces sp. NBC_01497 genomic DNA contains:
- a CDS encoding UbiA family prenyltransferase gives MDAVEQPARAAHPDAPRPRSGALALLASCHPGPTAAVTVLVAGLTVASGVRAGGCVLATLAVLAGQLSIGWSNDAVDAARDVAAGRHDKPVAGGAVSASGVLTAALVAFGLCVPLSLLYGPLAGAVHLAGVAGAWAYNLGLKATVFSALPYAVGFGSLPAFVALGLPGGPAPAWQVVVAAALLGVGAHLGNVLPDIGDDLAAGVRGGPQRLGPGAVRLLLPVPLVAATVLLAAGRPGAAGGAGGVVVGVALAAAVAGSVVGRRRPRVPFLTAILVAGVDVVLLLWQGAAS, from the coding sequence ATGGACGCCGTCGAACAGCCGGCACGGGCCGCGCATCCGGACGCCCCGCGGCCCCGCTCCGGGGCCCTCGCACTGCTTGCTTCCTGCCATCCGGGGCCGACCGCCGCGGTGACCGTCCTCGTCGCGGGACTGACGGTGGCGTCGGGCGTGCGGGCCGGCGGCTGCGTACTCGCCACGCTGGCGGTGCTCGCGGGGCAGTTGTCGATCGGCTGGAGCAACGACGCCGTCGACGCGGCGCGTGACGTGGCGGCGGGCCGCCACGACAAGCCGGTCGCGGGGGGCGCGGTGTCCGCGTCGGGGGTGCTGACGGCGGCGCTCGTCGCGTTCGGGCTGTGCGTCCCGCTGTCGCTGCTGTACGGCCCGCTCGCGGGGGCCGTGCATCTGGCGGGGGTGGCGGGCGCGTGGGCGTACAACCTGGGGCTGAAGGCGACAGTGTTCTCCGCGCTGCCGTACGCGGTCGGCTTCGGCTCGCTGCCCGCCTTCGTCGCGCTGGGGCTGCCCGGCGGACCGGCGCCCGCGTGGCAGGTGGTTGTGGCGGCAGCGCTGCTGGGTGTGGGCGCCCACCTGGGCAATGTACTGCCGGACATCGGTGACGACCTCGCCGCCGGGGTGCGGGGCGGGCCCCAGCGCCTGGGACCCGGCGCCGTACGGCTGCTGCTTCCGGTACCGCTGGTGGCGGCGACGGTGCTGCTGGCGGCCGGCCGGCCGGGGGCGGCGGGCGGTGCGGGCGGTGTAGTTGTCGGAGTGGCCCTCGCGGCGGCGGTGGCCGGTTCGGTGGTGGGGCGGCGGCGGCCCCGGGTGCCGTTCCTCACGGCGATCCTGGTGGCGGGGGTGGATGTGGTGCTGCTGCTGTGGCAGGGTGCGGCGTCCTGA